A section of the Carya illinoinensis cultivar Pawnee chromosome 12, C.illinoinensisPawnee_v1, whole genome shotgun sequence genome encodes:
- the LOC122290519 gene encoding FCS-Like Zinc finger 2-like, with product MDSGSSTRRPCFVEGDDGLASLADMEVGFSGTQHHRQPFLSRLCHSAPCNGNTRNSFRSASVLSPRSGRFYDARLEEHRPHFLEACFLCKKPLGNNKDIFMYRGDTPFCSEDCRQQQIEIDEANENNQNLSSSVNALRKKQHRESTSPNETQDYPFRTSTIAAA from the exons ATGGACTCTGGTAGTTCTACGAGAAGGCCATGTTTCGTCGAGGGAGATGATGGGTTGGCCTCTTTGGCAGACATGGAAGTTGGCTTCTCTGGAACCCAGCACCACAGACAACCTTTCTTGTCTAGGTTGTGTCACAGTGCTCCTTGTAATGGTAATACGAGGAATAGTTTCAGAAGCGCTTCGGTTTTGTCTCCAAGATCTGGGAGGTTCTATGATGCAAGACTCGAAGAGCACCGGCCCCATTTCTTGGAAGCCTGTTTTCTCTGCAAGAAACCACTTGGGAATAACAAAGACATCTTCATGTACAG AGGGGACACACCATTCTGCAGTGAAGACTGCAGACAACAGCAAATAGAAATAGATGAAGCCAATGAGAATAACCAGAATCTCTCCTCTTCTGTGAATGCGTTGAGGAAAAAGCAGCATAGAGAATCCACCTCCCCAAACGAAACCCAGGACTACCCTTTCCGAACAAGCACTATAGCTGCCGCttga